In Fluviicola taffensis DSM 16823, the following are encoded in one genomic region:
- a CDS encoding tetratricopeptide repeat protein has protein sequence MEILTTFILSCISTVVFSQFDPEIDTSKYTSYRLSVRIASNRIKIDSTNAEAYLQRGYYLFLLKDFDASLRDTDKFISLEPKVASAYQSRAKVSYSQGNIDQAIQDINKAISLEPDNIDMINDRSTLYYKAGNYEACKKDLLYLLKKDPENLSFLLYLGYCETKQKNYSKAITHFQTLISKDSLYKEAYNNLGFCYYSLGDNIKALKAINKALEIDPRYPEAYDKRSQVWMATGDYKKALEDLNKALSLYPFLSTSLNNRALIYLEMKQYSDALGDMNLLLQTAKPTADLLIIRAQIYKEMGNFELMEQDLKIAEVLLSQEK, from the coding sequence ATGGAAATTTTAACCACTTTCATACTGAGCTGTATTTCAACTGTTGTTTTCTCTCAATTTGATCCAGAAATTGACACAAGTAAATATACCTCTTATCGTTTATCTGTCCGAATTGCTAGCAACAGAATCAAAATTGACAGTACGAATGCGGAAGCTTATTTGCAACGTGGATATTACCTATTCCTTTTAAAGGATTTCGACGCATCGTTGAGAGATACCGACAAATTCATTTCACTCGAACCAAAGGTAGCTTCTGCCTATCAATCAAGAGCAAAAGTCTCTTATTCTCAAGGCAATATTGACCAAGCCATTCAAGACATCAACAAAGCAATCAGTCTTGAGCCTGATAATATTGACATGATTAATGATCGCTCAACGCTGTATTATAAAGCGGGGAATTACGAAGCTTGCAAAAAAGATTTACTCTACTTATTAAAGAAAGATCCCGAAAACTTATCATTTTTGCTCTATTTGGGATATTGTGAGACCAAGCAAAAGAATTATTCAAAAGCAATTACTCATTTTCAAACACTTATTTCAAAAGATTCATTGTACAAAGAAGCATACAACAACTTAGGCTTTTGTTATTACAGTTTAGGAGATAATATCAAAGCTTTGAAAGCTATCAATAAAGCCTTGGAAATTGACCCCAGGTATCCAGAAGCTTATGATAAACGCTCACAAGTTTGGATGGCAACAGGAGACTATAAAAAAGCATTGGAGGATTTAAACAAAGCACTTTCACTCTATCCATTCTTAAGTACTTCACTGAACAACAGAGCACTTATATATCTTGAGATGAAACAATACAGCGATGCTTTAGGAGATATGAACTTACTCTTACAAACCGCTAAGCCAACTGCTGATTTACTCATCATTCGTGCTCAAATCTATAAAGAGATGGGAAATTTTGAGTTGATGGAACAAGATTTGAAAATCGCTGAAGTACTATTGAGTCAAGAAAAGTAA
- a CDS encoding TrmH family RNA methyltransferase — MEALSKAKQKWVRSLHQKKMRDLESIFIVEGEKLVLEGIQMGLSNLEMIITSEAFFDQIPASLHFKTFTVSTKELEQVSELKTPNKCLAIFKREKYTLLEKSFTLVLDGVQDPGNMGTMLRLADWFGVKQVICSKDTVDCYNSKVIQSSMGAIYRIPVHYLDLASYLKDNQQQKFGAMLHGTNYKKVSYPKDSILIMGNEGKGVRPEIEALFDVPVTIPRYGEAESLNVATATAILLAEIVQ; from the coding sequence GTGGAAGCTCTTTCAAAAGCGAAGCAAAAATGGGTCCGATCGCTACATCAAAAAAAAATGCGTGATTTAGAATCCATTTTCATTGTAGAAGGCGAAAAACTGGTACTTGAAGGAATTCAAATGGGTCTTTCTAATCTAGAAATGATAATCACATCCGAAGCTTTTTTCGACCAGATTCCAGCTTCCCTTCATTTTAAAACCTTTACAGTTTCAACTAAGGAATTAGAACAAGTTTCAGAACTCAAAACTCCCAATAAGTGTCTCGCTATTTTCAAACGAGAAAAATACACTCTTTTAGAAAAATCATTCACCCTTGTTTTAGATGGCGTCCAAGATCCTGGAAATATGGGAACAATGCTTCGATTAGCAGATTGGTTTGGCGTCAAACAAGTCATTTGCTCAAAAGACACTGTTGATTGCTACAATTCAAAGGTGATTCAATCTTCCATGGGAGCCATTTATCGAATCCCTGTCCATTACCTCGATTTGGCAAGCTATTTGAAAGACAATCAGCAACAAAAATTTGGAGCTATGTTGCACGGAACAAACTATAAGAAAGTAAGTTATCCGAAAGATTCTATTTTAATAATGGGAAATGAAGGAAAAGGAGTTCGACCTGAAATTGAAGCACTTTTTGATGTTCCGGTAACAATTCCTCGCTATGGCGAAGCAGAATCATTGAATGTAGCAACTGCAACAGCTATTTTATTGGCTGAAATTGTTCAATAG
- a CDS encoding BamA/TamA family outer membrane protein — protein MRVRLALFNSIDSSKTEHGRIRKLNRLNKTNLRKGRREIRINERRRQRAIRKGDKDYIYKRIQLRDTLDPNSTLRQLIKYKFGEAPVIADTGALSKSRTQIQAYMHSKGYFYSEVTSRFDTIHRLLNKHKTKKKVIARYNITTGIRYYIDTVKVICENLSVRNDFNNFLKKQTDKQGLNADFKSSILEGKPINLPFDADKFKAYRTELARYMRDQTYFGFIPTNISYKADTMRAGNNKGSNLKMSLTIVFGDRAVQDQNSSDTIRYVKHVSTKIQNVYFHFCDTTRYKGNFREEMKAIDSDLKKNNFLITKDSFLYKELKKKVEDYAESEKVGHKVIVKSKVYHTIYGKPKDSIDFDKFRIATFYYNGQMFVHPNVIESQNYLENENYYKEYYLERSFSRLVQLGLFSIIKPEIIETFPGSGIVEVHYYLVPVTKQSFSFEPRAKNSNGFLGLTASLNYSNKNIFRSGTNFTFSISGGFESNPSVFAKDDTGKKVKTQGRSFNTIEIGPSVKLDIPGLFPFGVNILSKRQRPRTELSGAYNYQKRPDFSRGLIQFNYLYKFLVGKTQSFSFGLPGASVIKYVSINPQPEFEAKINSLNDLYLKNAYRNQFIWEDFKITFDFDNQEKVKRISPRLRILYSASFSIAGNLLNGLTSINPKYDTLGHKLFLGVSYAQFTVFDNKLIAYLNVGKNKILAFRTMAGVGFPMKNSPTSLPYDYSFFGGGSNDNRGWSARTLGVGSYQQLLDPNFVITQIGDVRFNTSLEFRFGSGGVINHALFVDAGNIWTMKNDPNRPGGQISTRFLKELGVSVGYGLRLDFNYFIIRADLGIPIHNPSLPEGERWIYSKKPNFYAKAEQVYGPDYQSRLPIYLFQARLNFGIGFPF, from the coding sequence ATGCGCGTACGCCTCGCTTTATTTAATTCCATTGACAGCTCAAAAACAGAGCATGGAAGAATTCGAAAATTGAATCGACTTAACAAAACAAATTTACGTAAAGGAAGACGTGAAATTCGAATCAATGAAAGACGCAGGCAACGTGCAATTCGAAAAGGAGATAAAGATTATATCTATAAAAGGATTCAGTTAAGAGATACACTTGATCCGAATTCAACACTTCGTCAATTAATCAAATACAAATTTGGAGAAGCGCCCGTAATTGCTGATACTGGAGCCTTATCAAAGTCAAGAACTCAAATCCAAGCATATATGCATTCGAAAGGTTATTTCTATTCAGAAGTAACGAGTAGGTTTGATACGATTCATAGATTGCTGAATAAGCATAAAACCAAGAAAAAAGTTATAGCAAGGTATAATATTACAACAGGGATACGCTACTATATTGATACGGTTAAAGTGATTTGCGAAAATTTATCTGTAAGAAATGACTTCAATAATTTTCTTAAAAAACAAACGGATAAACAAGGGTTGAATGCTGATTTTAAATCCAGTATTTTAGAAGGAAAACCAATCAACCTTCCCTTCGATGCTGACAAATTTAAGGCATACAGAACAGAACTTGCCAGATACATGCGGGACCAGACTTATTTTGGATTTATTCCAACGAATATAAGTTATAAAGCAGATACAATGCGGGCTGGTAACAATAAGGGTTCTAATTTGAAAATGAGTTTGACCATTGTATTTGGAGATCGAGCTGTTCAAGATCAAAATTCTTCGGATACCATTCGTTATGTGAAGCATGTCTCAACAAAAATACAAAATGTGTATTTCCATTTTTGTGATACTACTCGTTACAAAGGAAATTTCAGAGAAGAAATGAAAGCGATCGATTCTGATTTAAAGAAAAACAATTTTTTAATAACAAAAGATAGCTTTTTGTACAAAGAATTAAAGAAAAAGGTCGAAGATTATGCTGAATCTGAAAAAGTAGGTCACAAGGTTATCGTAAAAAGTAAAGTATATCATACTATTTATGGAAAACCAAAAGACAGCATCGACTTTGATAAATTTAGAATTGCGACATTTTATTATAATGGTCAGATGTTTGTTCATCCAAATGTCATTGAATCTCAGAATTACTTAGAAAATGAAAATTACTATAAGGAATACTATCTGGAGCGCTCCTTTTCTAGGTTGGTTCAGCTCGGTTTATTTTCAATCATAAAACCTGAAATTATTGAAACTTTTCCAGGAAGCGGAATAGTTGAAGTTCATTATTATTTGGTTCCTGTAACCAAGCAAAGTTTTAGTTTCGAACCGAGAGCTAAGAATTCCAATGGCTTTTTAGGATTAACAGCATCATTAAATTATTCCAACAAGAATATTTTTAGGTCAGGGACTAATTTTACGTTTTCAATTTCTGGAGGTTTCGAATCCAATCCAAGCGTATTTGCCAAAGATGATACGGGAAAAAAGGTGAAAACGCAAGGTAGAAGCTTTAATACGATTGAAATAGGCCCTTCTGTAAAGTTGGATATACCTGGATTATTTCCCTTTGGAGTAAATATCCTAAGTAAAAGACAAAGACCTAGAACAGAGCTTTCAGGAGCATACAATTATCAAAAAAGGCCTGATTTTTCAAGAGGTTTAATTCAGTTTAATTATTTGTACAAATTTTTGGTTGGAAAAACGCAGAGTTTTTCTTTTGGATTACCAGGTGCTTCAGTTATTAAGTATGTTTCAATAAATCCACAACCTGAATTCGAAGCGAAGATTAATTCCTTGAATGATTTGTACCTGAAGAATGCCTATCGAAATCAATTTATTTGGGAGGATTTTAAAATCACCTTCGATTTTGATAATCAAGAAAAAGTAAAAAGAATCAGTCCTCGTTTACGTATATTATATTCAGCAAGTTTTTCAATTGCAGGAAATCTATTAAATGGACTTACGTCAATTAATCCAAAATATGACACTCTAGGGCATAAATTATTTTTAGGAGTTTCTTATGCACAGTTTACGGTTTTTGATAACAAGTTAATTGCCTATCTAAATGTGGGAAAAAATAAAATTTTGGCATTTAGAACGATGGCGGGAGTAGGTTTTCCAATGAAAAACTCACCAACTTCTCTTCCTTACGATTATTCTTTCTTTGGTGGTGGTTCCAATGATAATAGAGGTTGGTCCGCAAGAACTTTAGGTGTTGGTAGCTATCAACAACTTTTAGATCCTAATTTTGTAATTACCCAAATAGGGGATGTTCGTTTCAATACTTCACTAGAGTTTCGATTTGGTTCTGGAGGCGTTATAAATCATGCACTTTTTGTAGATGCAGGAAATATTTGGACGATGAAAAACGACCCCAATCGTCCTGGTGGTCAAATTTCCACACGGTTTTTAAAAGAATTAGGAGTTTCTGTTGGATATGGATTAAGACTTGATTTTAATTATTTCATTATCAGAGCAGATTTGGGTATCCCAATTCACAATCCATCATTGCCTGAGGGGGAACGTTGGATTTATTCGAAAAAACCAAATTTCTATGCAAAAGCAGAACAAGTTTATGGGCCAGATTACCAATCGCGTTTGCCTATATATCTTTTTCAAGCTCGTTTGAACTTTGGTATTGGTTTCCCTTTCTGA
- the fbaA gene encoding class II fructose-bisphosphate aldolase: MAYSIKPGVASGNEVQEIFRYAKEKGFALPAVNVTSTSTVNAVMETAAKMNAPVIIQFSNGGAHFFAGKTLSNKDEQAAILGGISGAKHVHALAEAYGVTVILHTDHCAKKLLPWIDGLLDAGEVFYKETGKPLYSSHMIDLSEEPIEENIEICKEYLARMSKIGMTLEIELGITGGEEDGVDNTDVDSSKLYTQPEEVAFAYEELLKVSPCFTIAAAFGNVHGVYKPGNVKLTPKILLNSQNFVQQKYNTGHNPVDFVFHGGSGSTVEEIREAIGYGVIKMNLDTDLQFAFTEGVRDYVTSNIDYLKTQIGSPEGADSPNKKYYDPRKWLREGELTFVKRLEKSFSDLNNVNTLIK; encoded by the coding sequence ATGGCTTATTCAATTAAACCTGGAGTTGCCTCAGGAAATGAGGTTCAAGAAATTTTTCGCTATGCAAAGGAAAAAGGCTTTGCACTTCCTGCAGTGAACGTTACGAGTACTTCTACTGTAAACGCTGTAATGGAAACAGCTGCAAAGATGAATGCTCCAGTAATTATCCAATTTTCAAATGGAGGAGCTCACTTTTTTGCTGGTAAAACACTTTCAAACAAAGATGAACAGGCAGCAATTTTAGGTGGTATTTCTGGTGCAAAACACGTGCATGCATTGGCTGAAGCTTATGGTGTAACGGTTATTTTACACACGGATCATTGCGCGAAGAAATTATTACCTTGGATTGATGGGTTATTAGATGCTGGTGAAGTTTTCTATAAAGAAACTGGAAAACCTTTGTATTCCTCGCATATGATTGATTTGTCGGAAGAACCAATCGAAGAAAATATCGAAATATGCAAAGAGTATCTTGCTCGAATGAGTAAAATCGGAATGACCTTAGAAATTGAATTAGGAATAACAGGAGGTGAGGAAGATGGTGTGGATAATACAGATGTTGATTCCTCTAAATTGTATACACAACCAGAAGAAGTCGCATTTGCTTACGAAGAATTATTGAAGGTAAGCCCTTGCTTTACAATTGCGGCAGCTTTTGGAAATGTTCATGGTGTCTACAAGCCTGGAAATGTGAAGTTGACTCCGAAAATTTTGTTGAATTCTCAAAATTTCGTACAACAAAAATACAATACGGGTCATAATCCAGTTGATTTTGTGTTTCACGGAGGTTCTGGTTCTACGGTTGAAGAGATTCGTGAGGCCATTGGTTATGGAGTCATTAAAATGAACTTAGATACAGATTTACAGTTTGCATTTACAGAAGGTGTTCGCGATTATGTAACTTCGAATATTGATTATTTGAAGACTCAAATTGGTAGCCCAGAAGGAGCAGATTCTCCAAATAAAAAGTATTACGACCCACGTAAATGGTTGCGTGAAGGTGAATTGACATTTGTGAAACGTTTAGAAAAATCCTTTTCAGATTTGAATAACGTAAATACATTGATTAAATAG
- the accD gene encoding acetyl-CoA carboxylase, carboxyltransferase subunit beta, with protein MSWFKRSKEGITTSTKDKKETPEGLWSKCSRCKTVFTAQDLERNSWVCDRCSNHERIGSEQYFHVVFDGGKYTEINEKVTSGDPLEFVDTKKYTDRIKATQKATGLKDAIRTAYGELNGIPFVVASMDFAFIGGSMGSVMGEKIARAIDKAIELKAPFMIISKSGGARMMEAGFSLMQMAKVSGKLGQLASHKLPYISYLTDPTTGGVTASFAMLGDINIAEPEALIAFAGPRVVKETIGRDLPDGFQTSEFVLEHGFLDYIVSRTELKEKLGHSLKLFRS; from the coding sequence ATGAGTTGGTTTAAACGTTCCAAAGAAGGTATTACAACCTCTACAAAAGATAAAAAAGAAACTCCAGAAGGACTTTGGAGTAAGTGTTCTAGATGTAAAACAGTATTTACTGCTCAAGATTTAGAACGAAATTCATGGGTGTGTGATCGCTGTTCTAATCATGAGAGAATTGGATCTGAGCAATATTTCCATGTTGTATTTGACGGAGGAAAGTATACTGAAATCAATGAGAAAGTAACTTCTGGAGATCCATTAGAATTCGTCGATACTAAAAAGTATACAGATCGGATTAAAGCTACTCAAAAGGCTACAGGTTTGAAAGATGCAATTAGAACCGCTTATGGAGAATTGAATGGAATTCCATTTGTTGTTGCTTCTATGGACTTTGCATTTATTGGAGGTTCAATGGGTTCTGTAATGGGGGAGAAAATTGCTCGTGCTATTGATAAAGCAATCGAATTGAAGGCACCATTTATGATTATTTCAAAATCAGGTGGAGCTCGTATGATGGAAGCAGGTTTTTCATTGATGCAAATGGCAAAAGTTTCAGGTAAGTTGGGGCAATTGGCAAGTCACAAATTGCCATACATTTCTTATTTAACAGATCCAACAACGGGAGGAGTTACTGCTTCTTTTGCGATGTTGGGTGATATTAATATTGCTGAACCAGAAGCATTAATTGCATTTGCGGGACCGCGTGTTGTGAAAGAAACAATTGGTCGCGATTTACCAGATGGATTTCAAACGTCAGAGTTCGTTTTGGAACATGGTTTCTTGGATTACATAGTTAGTAGAACTGAATTAAAAGAAAAATTGGGTCATTCACTCAAGCTTTTCCGATCTTAA
- a CDS encoding HutD family protein produces the protein MKIIKNNQFKVAKWAGGVTTELFIFPENASVTARDFDWRISSAVVEEEESDFSLFEGYERILIPLTGDLEMIHQIPTGELIQKVSKFELARFDGNWQTKGKGKLTDFNFIFKSKFNPKVELIFGKKNLPLEIKISPIAFYLYEGSIQLNNECFNSPVLMMDFSPEDLIINCLTDCIFVCVQLNAFS, from the coding sequence ATGAAAATCATTAAAAACAATCAATTTAAAGTTGCAAAATGGGCTGGTGGTGTTACTACCGAACTGTTTATTTTTCCAGAAAACGCTTCTGTAACTGCTCGTGATTTCGATTGGAGAATTAGTTCTGCTGTAGTGGAAGAGGAAGAATCCGATTTTAGTTTGTTTGAAGGATATGAACGCATTTTGATTCCACTTACGGGTGATTTAGAAATGATTCATCAAATTCCGACTGGAGAACTGATTCAAAAAGTGTCAAAATTTGAGTTGGCACGATTTGATGGGAATTGGCAAACCAAAGGAAAAGGGAAGCTTACAGATTTCAATTTCATCTTTAAGTCGAAATTTAATCCGAAAGTTGAACTCATTTTTGGAAAGAAAAATTTGCCCCTTGAAATAAAGATTTCTCCAATTGCTTTTTATTTATATGAGGGTTCGATTCAGCTAAATAATGAATGTTTTAACTCGCCTGTTTTAATGATGGATTTTTCACCAGAAGATTTGATTATTAATTGTTTAACGGATTGCATATTCGTC